In Leptospira kanakyensis, a genomic segment contains:
- the gcvH gene encoding glycine cleavage system protein GcvH, whose product MADTQARDGYYYTEKHEWVKVEGDLAQIGITDFAQNALGDIVFIDLPKPGKQIKAKDSLGTIESVKAAEDLYSPISGEVVETNANLGSNPAAVNAEPFDTWMVKLKNIQTSELGNLLTAAQYKEYVSKLD is encoded by the coding sequence ATGGCAGATACACAAGCAAGAGACGGATATTATTATACGGAAAAACATGAATGGGTCAAAGTAGAAGGTGATTTGGCACAAATCGGAATCACTGACTTTGCACAAAATGCACTTGGTGACATTGTGTTTATTGACCTTCCTAAACCAGGAAAACAAATCAAAGCTAAGGATAGCCTTGGAACCATCGAATCAGTAAAAGCTGCAGAAGATTTATATTCACCAATTTCTGGCGAAGTAGTAGAAACAAATGCAAACCTCGGTTCCAATCCAGCGGCAGTGAATGCTGAACCTTTTGATACTTGGATGGTAAAACTAAAAAACATCCAAACTTCCGAACTCGGAAACCTACTTACTGCAGCGCAGTATAAAGAATACGTATCTAAACTAGATTAA
- a CDS encoding dihydrofolate reductase family protein has protein sequence MKLEKGNMRKIILDLAVTLDGFIEGSNGEIDWCIMDDDMNFDGFLSTIDTIFYGRISYDNWGNYQPSNDATQAEIKLWEGVHSKKKYVFSNHPKIDNNAEYISSDILKKVEEIKKQNGKDIWLYGGASLIKTFINHNLIDIYRISIHPIALGSGKPLFEDLKERLNLTLIETNRFKSGVVQVIYDKS, from the coding sequence ATGAAATTGGAAAAAGGTAATATGAGAAAAATTATATTAGATCTAGCTGTAACATTAGATGGTTTTATTGAAGGTTCTAATGGAGAAATTGATTGGTGTATCATGGATGATGATATGAACTTTGATGGTTTCTTGTCCACAATTGATACAATTTTTTATGGTCGGATCAGTTATGACAACTGGGGTAACTACCAACCGTCAAACGATGCTACTCAAGCAGAAATTAAACTTTGGGAAGGAGTTCATTCAAAGAAAAAATATGTATTTTCAAATCATCCAAAAATTGATAACAACGCCGAATACATCAGTTCAGATATCCTAAAAAAAGTGGAAGAGATAAAAAAGCAGAATGGAAAAGACATATGGCTTTACGGAGGCGCCAGTCTTATTAAAACATTTATCAATCATAATCTTATCGATATTTATCGTATTTCAATTCATCCTATTGCATTGGGAAGTGGGAAGCCATTGTTTGAAGATTTAAAGGAAAGACTCAATCTTACCTTGATTGAAACAAACAGATTTAAGTCAGGAGTAGTTCAGGTTATTTACGACAAGAGTTAA
- a CDS encoding synaptic vesicle VAT-1 family membrane protein, translating into MLREVYRIEKTGSIDHLQRKSEPLSEPKGDEVTIEVKAIGLNFADVFSIYGLYSATPKGSFIPGLEFAGKIAKIGEKVKNFQVGDSVFGVTRFGAYTTHLNISEKTVFALPKGWSMQDGAAFVVQALTAYYALVPLGQVKEGDHILIHSAAGGVGIMAGHIAKKKKAITIGLVGDSRKFSILKEVGYDYFLIRSPKFKQEMRKILSEHPLKIVLECLGGRYFHDSYDLLAPMGRLITYGSANFTPSHSFRNWLSIAYSYLRRPKIDPLSMISDNKSVMGFNLIWLWNEIDELRKHFSDLMILSLPKQTIGHEFTFDSILDALRTFQSGQTIGKIVITVP; encoded by the coding sequence ATGTTAAGAGAAGTCTATCGCATCGAAAAAACCGGATCTATCGATCATCTGCAAAGAAAATCAGAACCGCTCAGTGAACCGAAAGGTGATGAAGTGACCATTGAAGTGAAAGCCATTGGTCTCAACTTTGCCGATGTATTTTCGATTTATGGTTTGTACTCAGCAACTCCTAAAGGAAGTTTCATTCCTGGATTGGAATTTGCGGGAAAAATCGCAAAAATTGGCGAAAAAGTGAAGAATTTTCAAGTCGGCGACTCTGTGTTTGGTGTGACTCGCTTTGGTGCATACACAACTCATTTGAACATTTCAGAAAAAACTGTATTTGCACTTCCGAAGGGTTGGTCTATGCAAGATGGTGCAGCCTTTGTTGTACAAGCACTCACTGCATACTATGCACTGGTTCCACTAGGACAAGTGAAAGAAGGTGATCATATTCTCATTCATAGCGCCGCTGGTGGTGTTGGAATCATGGCAGGTCACATTGCGAAGAAAAAAAAAGCAATCACCATCGGTCTTGTAGGTGATTCTCGTAAATTTTCGATCTTAAAAGAGGTTGGTTATGATTATTTTCTCATTAGATCTCCTAAGTTTAAACAAGAGATGAGGAAAATTTTATCAGAACATCCGTTAAAAATAGTTTTAGAATGTTTAGGTGGTCGTTATTTTCACGACAGTTATGATCTATTGGCACCGATGGGAAGACTTATTACCTATGGCAGTGCGAACTTCACACCATCACATTCATTCAGAAATTGGTTATCCATCGCCTATTCTTACCTCAGAAGACCAAAAATTGATCCATTATCTATGATTTCAGACAATAAATCGGTGATGGGATTCAATTTAATATGGTTGTGGAATGAAATTGATGAACTTCGAAAACATTTTTCCGATTTAATGATCTTATCACTACCAAAACAAACGATTGGGCATGAGTTTACGTTTGATTCGATACTTGATGCACTTCGTACATTTCAATCAGGACAAACAATTGGTAAGATCGTTATCACAGTTCCGTAG
- a CDS encoding DUF5063 domain-containing protein → MNKISDEILGFLKKETTKTMLLSAKSFIELLENQNISLTDFYPKLHENLINLYLSGHLFDSIPLNHFNNENNLDDDKYFKNLNCSLISNLKEGSLYWEIFDPTYSETNGIPSLGWREEDKIPIQGWLDDDMSDIYRDLKTQITKIESLESNEIVEDGLWTLKWSFLHHWGKHCIDALRYLHYFIYDGKKYPI, encoded by the coding sequence ATGAATAAGATATCGGATGAAATACTTGGTTTTTTAAAAAAAGAAACAACAAAAACAATGTTGTTAAGTGCAAAGAGTTTTATTGAATTATTGGAAAATCAAAATATCTCTCTTACTGACTTTTATCCCAAATTACATGAAAACTTAATTAATTTATATTTATCTGGTCACTTATTTGATTCAATTCCTTTAAATCACTTTAATAATGAAAATAACCTAGATGACGATAAATATTTCAAAAATTTAAATTGTTCACTGATTTCAAATTTAAAAGAGGGTTCTTTGTATTGGGAAATTTTTGACCCTACATACTCTGAAACTAATGGCATACCTAGTTTAGGATGGAGAGAAGAAGACAAAATTCCAATTCAAGGTTGGCTAGATGATGACATGTCAGATATCTATCGTGATTTAAAAACTCAAATTACCAAAATTGAATCACTAGAAAGTAATGAAATTGTTGAAGATGGTCTTTGGACTTTAAAATGGAGTTTTCTCCATCATTGGGGAAAACATTGTATTGATGCGCTAAGATACCTCCACTATTTTATTTATGATGGGAAAAAATATCCTATTTGA
- a CDS encoding suppressor of fused domain protein, translated as MNPSTPKVLYQEANPYGSFTAFLEDDGRTIYLYLQSHNNPEWPMKTLWVRNLIDAPDARLDEDFDAGLAPVLTKSEITDSNAQTSLTEDQIHFIWSEEGDGVALFVDEELQAYLPSWSGIKGIHGYAKFAKEEAPTASPLGDPENGVIAERVRANRKFWESVAEKDHWKKAQKLRLDFLESKLGKHEKYWSADGGKYPSLGIASFLPKEFPGIKIFSTIGMSVQNQPSIELYHKDYENFSRIELVFAIQLLKDSEDKSETWIQHVLGEMVKFPWNTGIWFGHSHTIQNPRKDPDQLYLDFNWFVLRNVTDEIEQGSKDSLPNLHGLITENGKRANFLVLTPIATEERICFMREGSAKFWETWKKEGYSFSHDSERRMLEF; from the coding sequence ATGAATCCCAGCACCCCCAAAGTTTTATACCAAGAAGCAAATCCTTACGGTTCTTTTACTGCCTTTTTAGAAGATGATGGAAGAACCATTTACCTTTACTTACAATCACATAACAACCCTGAGTGGCCCATGAAAACACTTTGGGTGCGTAACTTAATTGATGCACCTGATGCTCGCCTGGATGAAGATTTTGATGCTGGCCTTGCGCCCGTGTTGACCAAATCGGAAATTACAGATTCTAATGCACAGACATCACTCACAGAAGATCAAATTCATTTCATTTGGTCAGAAGAAGGTGATGGTGTTGCTTTATTTGTTGATGAAGAACTGCAAGCCTATCTTCCTTCTTGGTCAGGGATCAAAGGGATTCATGGGTATGCAAAGTTTGCAAAAGAAGAAGCTCCTACTGCTTCTCCTCTCGGTGATCCAGAAAATGGAGTGATTGCCGAACGAGTGCGGGCCAATCGAAAATTTTGGGAATCTGTTGCTGAAAAAGATCATTGGAAGAAAGCACAAAAACTTCGATTGGATTTTTTAGAATCAAAACTTGGGAAACATGAAAAGTATTGGTCTGCCGATGGAGGAAAGTATCCATCTCTAGGAATTGCTTCTTTTTTACCCAAAGAATTTCCTGGGATCAAAATCTTTTCCACAATTGGGATGAGTGTTCAAAACCAACCATCCATTGAACTCTATCATAAAGATTATGAAAACTTTTCAAGAATCGAACTCGTATTTGCCATCCAACTTTTAAAAGACTCAGAAGATAAATCAGAAACTTGGATCCAACATGTACTGGGTGAAATGGTAAAGTTTCCTTGGAACACAGGAATTTGGTTTGGTCATTCTCATACCATTCAAAATCCAAGAAAAGATCCCGACCAACTTTATCTAGACTTCAATTGGTTCGTTCTACGCAACGTCACAGACGAAATAGAGCAAGGTTCTAAGGATTCACTACCCAACCTTCACGGACTCATCACAGAGAATGGGAAACGTGCTAATTTTCTTGTATTAACACCCATCGCAACGGAAGAACGAATTTGTTTTATGCGAGAAGGTTCTGCAAAATTTTGGGAAACATGGAAGAAAGAAGGATATAGTTTTTCTCATGATTCCGAACGAAGGATGTTAGAATTCTAA
- a CDS encoding (2Fe-2S) ferredoxin domain-containing protein has product MFYEKHVFVCENQRAPGERVSCGNQGSIELLKLLKQKAAKAGIEYKFRVQKSGCLDRCELGPIQVSYPEGKWFAMKTEADVETILEFYLKTNQPEKYKHLVVADDAVAEEK; this is encoded by the coding sequence ATGTTTTACGAAAAACATGTTTTTGTCTGTGAAAACCAAAGGGCACCCGGCGAACGGGTGTCTTGCGGGAATCAAGGCTCCATCGAACTTCTAAAACTCCTCAAACAAAAAGCAGCCAAAGCGGGAATTGAATACAAATTTCGAGTTCAAAAATCTGGTTGTTTGGATCGTTGTGAACTTGGACCCATCCAAGTTTCTTACCCAGAAGGGAAATGGTTTGCAATGAAAACAGAGGCCGACGTAGAAACAATTTTAGAATTTTATCTTAAAACCAACCAACCAGAAAAATACAAACACCTAGTCGTGGCAGACGATGCAGTGGCGGAAGAGAAATAG
- the gcvT gene encoding glycine cleavage system aminomethyltransferase GcvT, whose product MVPESERESAVELKQTPLHTIHKEMGAKMVPFGGWDMPVQYTGIIQEHLATRSAAGLFDVSHMGEIFVTGDEADVLTFLESVTCNTITGMKVGQVQYNAVVNENGGLVDDITVYKFSDSKYMICSNASNYPAVTKHLETYKKGNVSVLDDSKNWHQIALQGPKADEIFSKYLGKDLSSILYYHFEEMNWKGETIIVSRTGYTGEDGFEIYTSNTLGVTLWKELLEIGKDYGLVPVGLGARDTLRLEAKYPLYGHELNAEWTPVESGINFIVKEKPSPYLGYTRIIADKKNGPKSKVVGIRLMEPGVLRENFPIFSGDGKEIGKSTSGTHSPSRKESLGLAILDTEFAKNQVEVFVEIRGQKKLAKVETGAFIQGSVRNNR is encoded by the coding sequence ATGGTTCCAGAGTCTGAACGAGAGAGTGCCGTGGAACTAAAACAAACACCTTTACATACAATCCATAAAGAAATGGGAGCTAAGATGGTTCCTTTTGGCGGTTGGGACATGCCTGTGCAATATACTGGGATCATCCAAGAACATTTGGCCACAAGATCGGCTGCGGGACTCTTTGATGTATCCCATATGGGTGAAATTTTTGTCACCGGAGATGAAGCAGATGTTCTTACTTTCTTAGAATCAGTCACCTGTAACACCATCACTGGGATGAAAGTGGGCCAAGTGCAGTACAATGCAGTGGTAAATGAAAATGGTGGGCTTGTGGATGATATCACTGTTTATAAATTCAGTGATTCGAAATATATGATTTGTTCCAATGCATCCAACTACCCTGCAGTAACAAAACATTTAGAAACATACAAAAAAGGGAACGTTTCTGTTCTTGATGATAGTAAAAACTGGCATCAAATTGCATTACAAGGTCCAAAAGCAGATGAAATTTTTTCTAAGTATCTTGGTAAGGACTTAAGTTCCATCCTCTATTATCATTTTGAAGAAATGAACTGGAAAGGAGAAACCATCATCGTATCTCGTACAGGTTATACGGGAGAGGATGGATTTGAAATTTATACATCAAACACACTCGGTGTCACTCTCTGGAAAGAATTATTAGAAATAGGAAAAGACTATGGTTTGGTTCCTGTTGGTCTGGGAGCACGTGACACACTAAGACTTGAAGCAAAATACCCGCTGTATGGCCATGAACTCAATGCAGAATGGACACCGGTAGAATCGGGAATCAACTTTATTGTCAAAGAAAAACCCTCACCTTACTTGGGATACACGCGGATCATTGCAGATAAAAAAAATGGCCCCAAATCAAAAGTTGTGGGAATTCGCCTAATGGAACCAGGGGTTTTACGGGAAAATTTCCCAATTTTCTCAGGTGATGGGAAAGAAATTGGCAAATCCACCTCGGGAACCCACTCTCCCAGCCGGAAAGAATCCCTAGGATTAGCCATTCTGGACACCGAATTCGCCAAAAACCAAGTGGAAGTATTTGTGGAGATTCGTGGGCAGAAGAAATTGGCAAAAGTAGAGACTGGCGCCTTCATCCAAGGCAGTGTCCGAAATAATCGTTAA
- the gcvP gene encoding aminomethyl-transferring glycine dehydrogenase, with translation MSSVKPTSPLQSPYEETLEPSDTFLRRHVGVTEETVSSMLSTIGYKALDDLINDAVPENIRLRKELNLPNPIGEYALQRELKKIVSKNKIYRSYLGLGYYSCITPAVIQRNILENPGWYTAYTPYQAEIAQGRMEALINFQTMITDLTGMEIANASLLDEGTAAAEAMNMLFSLKEDTQGKSFFVSQSVHPQTLDVIRTRAIPLGINIVVGSFKKMVPSNDFFGAIVQYPSTDGTIYDFSEFIESLHKVGAKTVVAADLLALTILKAPGEMNADVVVGTTQRFGLPLGFGGPHAGYFATKEEYKRNMPGRLIGVSKDSQGKPGYRLSLQTREQHIRRDKATSNICTAQVLLAVLSSMYAVYHGPKGLKQIASRVHRMTTILATGLEKLGYKIISNPYFDTLRIELSKISSAEIIHYAEEREINIRQVSGHVISISLDETTNLKDIKDLLEIFNENKSLHFELDDLTAKEEWKIPEIMERKSSYLTHPVFNSFHTETEMLRYIRRLESKDLSLTTSMIALGSCTMKLNASTEMYPVTWPELSNIHPFVPENQTEGYRTLFSQLEKWLCEITGFAEVSLQPNAGSQGEYAGLLAIRNYHQSRNDMHRDICLIPISAHGTNPASAVMAGFKVVPVNCDSNGNIDVDDLKKKAVEYKSSLGALMVTYPSTHGVFEASIKEICQTIHDHGGQVYMDGANMNAQVGLTRPGDIGADVCHLNLHKTFCIPHGGGGPGVGPIGVAEHLAPFLPGHSLVENGSNNSQWAVSAAPWGSASIIVISWAYIAMLGFEGLQFATKIAILNANYIAKKLESSFPVLYRGNKGLVAHECILDMRGFKKGSGVEVEDIAKRLIDFGFHSPTMSFPVPGTLMVEPTESESKEELDRFIDSMLAIAGEIKDIESGVLSKEDNPLKNSPHTADMVISDSWNHSYPRERAAYPLPWLRIRKFWPSVGRVDNVYGDRNLVCSCIPMEDYAV, from the coding sequence GTGAGTTCCGTAAAACCTACATCACCTCTCCAATCCCCTTATGAAGAAACATTAGAACCAAGTGATACCTTCCTCCGTCGCCATGTCGGTGTGACCGAAGAAACCGTTTCTTCGATGCTCAGCACAATTGGTTATAAGGCTTTGGATGATCTCATTAATGATGCGGTTCCGGAAAACATTCGTTTACGAAAGGAACTCAACTTACCAAATCCGATTGGTGAATATGCTCTTCAAAGAGAACTAAAGAAAATTGTTTCTAAAAACAAAATCTATAGATCTTATTTGGGTCTTGGATATTACTCTTGTATCACTCCTGCCGTGATCCAAAGAAATATTTTAGAAAACCCAGGTTGGTATACTGCTTACACTCCTTACCAAGCAGAAATTGCACAAGGTCGAATGGAAGCTCTCATCAATTTCCAAACGATGATCACCGATTTAACTGGAATGGAAATTGCCAATGCTTCTCTTCTTGATGAAGGAACAGCGGCAGCAGAAGCGATGAATATGCTTTTCTCTTTAAAAGAGGATACACAAGGAAAATCATTCTTTGTATCACAGTCTGTTCATCCGCAAACTTTAGATGTGATCCGCACTCGTGCGATTCCGCTGGGAATCAATATTGTTGTGGGATCTTTTAAAAAGATGGTTCCATCCAATGATTTTTTTGGAGCGATTGTACAATACCCTTCGACTGACGGAACCATTTACGATTTTAGTGAATTTATTGAAAGTCTCCACAAAGTTGGTGCCAAAACTGTGGTGGCAGCTGATCTTTTAGCACTTACCATTTTAAAAGCACCAGGTGAAATGAATGCTGATGTTGTTGTGGGAACCACACAACGATTTGGATTGCCACTCGGATTTGGTGGACCACATGCAGGATACTTTGCCACCAAAGAAGAATACAAACGAAACATGCCAGGTCGCCTCATTGGTGTTTCCAAAGATTCTCAAGGAAAACCTGGTTACCGCCTAAGCCTACAAACACGAGAACAACACATTCGTAGAGATAAAGCAACATCTAACATTTGTACAGCGCAAGTTTTACTTGCGGTATTATCTTCTATGTATGCCGTTTATCATGGACCAAAAGGTTTAAAACAAATTGCATCACGAGTGCATCGTATGACAACGATCCTTGCGACTGGTCTTGAAAAACTCGGATACAAAATTATTTCCAATCCTTACTTTGATACCCTTCGAATCGAATTGTCTAAAATTTCTTCCGCAGAAATCATCCACTATGCAGAAGAAAGAGAAATCAATATCAGACAGGTTTCTGGTCATGTGATCAGCATCTCTTTAGATGAAACTACGAATCTAAAAGACATCAAAGACCTTTTGGAAATATTTAACGAAAACAAATCACTCCATTTTGAATTAGATGATCTAACGGCCAAAGAAGAATGGAAAATTCCAGAAATCATGGAACGTAAATCATCCTATCTGACTCATCCAGTTTTCAATAGTTTCCATACAGAAACAGAGATGCTCCGATACATTCGCAGATTGGAATCCAAAGATTTATCTCTTACAACATCCATGATTGCTCTTGGATCTTGTACAATGAAACTCAATGCATCAACTGAAATGTATCCTGTCACTTGGCCAGAACTATCCAATATCCATCCGTTTGTTCCTGAAAATCAAACCGAAGGATATAGAACACTTTTTAGCCAATTAGAAAAATGGCTTTGTGAAATCACAGGTTTTGCTGAGGTTTCTCTCCAACCTAACGCTGGTTCGCAAGGAGAATATGCAGGTTTACTTGCCATTCGTAATTATCACCAAAGTCGTAACGATATGCATAGAGACATTTGTCTCATCCCCATCTCGGCACATGGAACCAATCCCGCATCCGCAGTGATGGCTGGATTCAAAGTGGTTCCAGTCAATTGTGATTCCAATGGAAACATTGATGTAGATGATCTTAAGAAAAAAGCAGTCGAATACAAAAGTAGTTTAGGTGCCCTAATGGTTACCTATCCTTCCACTCATGGTGTTTTTGAAGCCTCCATCAAAGAAATTTGCCAAACCATCCATGATCATGGTGGGCAAGTTTATATGGATGGAGCCAATATGAATGCCCAAGTGGGACTCACAAGACCTGGTGATATTGGTGCCGATGTTTGTCATTTAAACCTTCATAAAACTTTTTGTATCCCTCACGGTGGCGGTGGGCCAGGTGTTGGACCAATCGGTGTTGCCGAACACTTAGCACCTTTTCTTCCTGGGCATAGCCTTGTAGAAAATGGATCGAATAACAGCCAGTGGGCGGTGTCTGCTGCCCCTTGGGGATCTGCATCTATCATTGTGATCTCTTGGGCTTACATTGCCATGCTCGGATTTGAAGGATTACAATTTGCAACAAAGATTGCGATTCTCAATGCAAACTATATCGCTAAAAAATTAGAATCTTCATTCCCGGTTTTATATCGCGGAAACAAGGGTCTAGTGGCTCACGAGTGTATTTTGGATATGCGTGGATTCAAAAAAGGTAGTGGTGTCGAAGTAGAAGATATTGCCAAAAGGCTGATCGACTTCGGATTCCACTCACCTACGATGTCCTTCCCAGTTCCCGGTACGCTTATGGTAGAACCAACAGAATCGGAATCCAAAGAGGAACTCGATAGATTCATTGACTCTATGTTAGCCATTGCCGGAGAAATCAAAGACATTGAGTCGGGAGTTCTTTCCAAAGAAGACAACCCACTTAAAAATTCTCCTCACACGGCAGACATGGTCATCAGCGATTCTTGGAACCATTCTTATCCAAGAGAACGAGCGGCTTATCCTCTTCCTTGGTTACGCATACGTAAGTTCTGGCCAAGTGTAGGTCGTGTGGACAATGTGTACGGAGATCGTAACCTGGTTTGTTCGTGTATTCCTATGGAAGATTACGCCGTTTAA